The following coding sequences lie in one Synechococcus sp. PCC 7336 genomic window:
- a CDS encoding ferredoxin--nitrite reductase produces MASSVDTSTPKLNKFERYKAEKDGLAVKDELDYFAEIGWEAMDATDREQRLKWLGLFFRPVTPGKFMLRMRTPNGVLSAEQLQMFGEVIQRYGEDGSADITTRQNIQLRGIRIEDVPEIFARIKAVGLTSIQSGMDNVRNITGSPVAGIDASELIDTRPLVKAVQDMITNSGQGNYDFTNLPRKFNIAIEGGRDNSVHAEINDIAFVPAYKEGELGFNVLVGGFFSARRCEAAIPMDVWVPPQIEPVVDLCRAILEVYRDNGPRANRQKSRMMWLIDEWGIDTFRANVMEQLGRDLPTAAPEDLIDWDKRDHLGVHPQQGEGLNFVGLHVPVGRLQASDFFELARLCSVYGSGEVRLTVEQNVIVPGIPDSRLEAFLAEPLLERFSIAPASLTRSLVSCTGAQFCNFALVETKQRALALAKELEAELEVLRPVRVHWTGCPNSCGQPQVGEIGLMGTKVRKDGKTVEAVDIYMGGKVGKDAQLGTRVQKQVACDDLKEVLRSLLIEHFEAVPKAVEAV; encoded by the coding sequence GTGGCCAGCTCAGTAGATACGTCGACACCCAAGCTGAATAAGTTCGAGAGATACAAGGCTGAAAAAGATGGTTTGGCCGTCAAGGACGAACTCGACTATTTTGCCGAGATTGGTTGGGAGGCCATGGATGCCACCGATCGCGAACAGAGGCTGAAGTGGTTGGGATTGTTTTTCCGTCCCGTCACTCCCGGCAAATTTATGCTGCGGATGCGCACCCCCAACGGCGTGCTCTCTGCGGAACAACTGCAGATGTTTGGAGAAGTCATCCAGCGTTATGGCGAGGATGGCAGTGCAGATATCACCACCCGCCAGAATATTCAGTTGCGCGGCATTCGCATTGAAGATGTGCCCGAGATTTTTGCTCGCATTAAGGCGGTTGGCCTGACCAGCATTCAGTCCGGCATGGACAATGTCCGAAACATCACTGGCTCTCCGGTGGCGGGGATCGATGCCAGCGAACTTATCGACACCCGTCCGCTGGTAAAAGCTGTGCAGGACATGATTACCAATTCCGGGCAAGGAAATTACGATTTCACCAACCTGCCCCGCAAGTTCAACATTGCGATCGAGGGGGGGCGAGACAATTCCGTCCACGCCGAAATTAACGATATTGCCTTTGTGCCAGCTTACAAAGAGGGCGAGTTGGGCTTCAACGTGTTGGTGGGTGGCTTTTTCTCCGCCCGCCGCTGCGAGGCGGCGATTCCGATGGATGTGTGGGTGCCGCCGCAGATCGAGCCTGTGGTCGACCTGTGTCGCGCCATCCTGGAGGTTTACCGAGACAACGGTCCTCGCGCCAATCGGCAAAAGTCTCGCATGATGTGGCTGATTGACGAGTGGGGTATCGACACGTTTCGAGCCAACGTGATGGAACAACTGGGTCGCGATTTGCCAACGGCAGCCCCTGAGGATCTGATTGATTGGGACAAGCGCGATCACCTCGGCGTACACCCCCAACAGGGGGAGGGACTCAACTTTGTGGGCTTGCACGTCCCGGTCGGTCGCCTGCAAGCATCGGATTTCTTTGAATTGGCTCGCTTGTGTTCGGTCTACGGCAGCGGCGAGGTGAGGCTGACCGTCGAACAGAATGTCATTGTTCCCGGCATTCCCGATTCTCGCTTAGAGGCGTTTTTGGCAGAGCCTCTGCTGGAAAGATTTTCGATCGCCCCTGCATCCCTAACGCGATCGCTGGTGTCTTGCACGGGAGCCCAATTTTGCAACTTTGCGCTAGTGGAGACCAAACAGCGAGCTCTAGCACTGGCAAAAGAACTCGAGGCAGAGCTAGAGGTGCTTCGTCCCGTCCGGGTCCATTGGACAGGATGTCCAAATTCCTGCGGGCAGCCGCAGGTGGGCGAGATTGGCCTCATGGGGACAAAAGTTCGCAAAGACGGCAAAACCGTCGAAGCGGTGGACATCTACATGGGGGGCAAGGTGGGCAAAGATGCCCAGTTGGGAACCCGCGTGCAAAAGCAGGTTGCCTGTGACGATCTCAAAGAGGTGCTGCGATCGCTTCTGATCGAGCACTTCGAAGCAGTGCCCAAAGCTGTCGAGGCCGTCTAG
- a CDS encoding HEAT repeat domain-containing protein produces the protein MNKPASSQIAIDEPEEDRFAISNFSPELETVIHGLKWGEFQVRWDAAKKLPHCGPAALPALLQLLRDPEADEELLWFGARALGQFDRPEAIAALADLLDAGEDEDVVAAAAAGIASFGTVAIPPLQSLLADESKRLSAVRALAYIRSVEAVPPLLSVLEDRGATVREAALNALASLPETPESLAAAISALCDPASGVRQAAVTGLSAWLPRHPEIDWLSYLQPLLVDLNSQVAIAAAIAVGRVGSEAAANALRALCRDSLAPESLRLAAVRSLGWIATPIALAHLRDCLMESSASLQLTCIRVLGRVEVPLLKIGAAGALTDWLQQQAIAAVDPPALQAIAHSLGQLGQFDSFTSLVQLLSCQHMGVRLHAIAALQQLDRVRSRQQLVAIAQQRDLAPQLARGIAIALAEWE, from the coding sequence ATGAACAAACCTGCATCCAGCCAGATTGCGATCGACGAGCCTGAGGAAGACCGATTCGCTATCTCGAACTTTTCGCCGGAATTGGAGACTGTCATCCACGGGCTCAAATGGGGGGAGTTTCAGGTGCGCTGGGATGCTGCCAAAAAGTTGCCCCACTGCGGTCCGGCCGCTTTGCCGGCCCTGTTGCAGTTATTGCGCGATCCCGAAGCCGATGAGGAGTTGCTCTGGTTTGGCGCTCGGGCTTTGGGGCAGTTCGATCGCCCGGAGGCGATCGCTGCTCTAGCTGACTTACTCGATGCTGGCGAAGACGAAGATGTGGTGGCAGCAGCAGCGGCCGGGATTGCCAGTTTTGGCACTGTAGCGATTCCTCCCCTCCAGTCGCTGTTAGCGGATGAATCCAAACGCCTGTCAGCCGTGCGAGCCCTGGCCTACATTCGTTCGGTGGAGGCGGTGCCGCCGTTACTGAGTGTTTTAGAAGATCGAGGGGCGACTGTTCGAGAAGCTGCGTTGAATGCTCTCGCCAGCTTGCCCGAAACGCCTGAATCGCTGGCGGCGGCGATCTCTGCATTGTGCGATCCTGCCAGTGGAGTGCGACAGGCGGCGGTGACTGGCCTATCCGCTTGGCTGCCGCGACACCCCGAAATCGATTGGCTGAGCTACCTGCAGCCACTGTTAGTGGATCTCAATTCCCAAGTGGCGATTGCGGCAGCGATTGCCGTCGGTCGTGTCGGCAGCGAGGCGGCGGCCAATGCCCTGCGAGCTTTATGCCGAGATTCATTAGCTCCAGAGTCTTTGCGGTTGGCTGCAGTGCGATCGCTGGGATGGATAGCAACGCCGATTGCCCTAGCCCACTTGCGGGATTGTTTAATGGAGTCTTCCGCTTCTCTTCAATTGACCTGCATTCGTGTTTTGGGGCGGGTGGAAGTGCCGCTGCTCAAGATTGGGGCTGCTGGGGCGCTGACGGACTGGTTGCAGCAGCAAGCGATCGCCGCTGTCGATCCGCCTGCGTTACAGGCGATCGCCCACAGTCTGGGGCAGTTGGGTCAGTTCGACAGCTTCACCTCCCTCGTTCAGCTCTTGTCCTGCCAGCATATGGGGGTGCGGTTACACGCGATCGCCGCTCTCCAACAGCTCGATCGAGTGCGATCGCGGCAGCAACTCGTGGCTATTGCCCAACAACGCGATCTCGCTCCTCAATTAGCGCGGGGAATTGCGATCGCGCTGGCAGAGTGGGAATAG
- a CDS encoding nuclear transport factor 2 family protein yields the protein MNNRDLVLQYLEYFCSGDIEGLESVLHPELKLAGPLFTFSSRHSYLESLRGGLESNTNVEMIDICESEEAIAVFYLYKKQSGNNIIAQLFRFNVGRIAEILLVFDSASVA from the coding sequence ATGAATAATCGCGATCTTGTACTGCAATACCTAGAGTACTTCTGTAGCGGCGATATAGAAGGGCTCGAATCCGTCTTACATCCCGAACTCAAATTGGCAGGCCCATTATTTACATTTTCATCTAGACATTCATACCTTGAATCTCTTCGAGGTGGCTTGGAGAGCAACACTAATGTTGAAATGATCGATATCTGCGAATCAGAAGAGGCTATTGCTGTATTTTATCTGTACAAAAAACAATCTGGAAACAACATCATTGCTCAGCTATTTAGGTTCAATGTAGGCAGAATTGCTGAAATACTCTTGGTTTTCGATTCAGCCAGTGTCGCCTAG